A genomic stretch from Acidobacteriota bacterium includes:
- a CDS encoding 50S ribosomal protein L35: protein MPKLKTHRGAAKRFRLTATGKIKRSKAYKSHILTKKAPKRRRQLDTDTYVSDADKDQVQMMLPYGRR from the coding sequence ATGCCGAAACTCAAGACGCACCGGGGAGCGGCCAAGCGCTTCAGGCTCACCGCCACCGGCAAGATCAAGCGCTCCAAGGCGTACAAGAGCCACATCCTGACGAAGAAGGCGCCGAAGCGCCGCCGGCAGCTCGACACCGACACCTACGTTTCCGACGCGGACAAGGACCAGGTGCAGATGATGCTGCCTTACGGGCGGCGCTGA
- a CDS encoding 50S ribosomal protein L20, which produces MPRVKRGSHRRRRRKKILARAKGYYLSKHNCYRIAREQVDRSLAFAYRDRRQKKRQFRSLWIMRIGAAARENGLSYSRLIHGLDRAGVAVDRRVLADLAVRDPEGFARLAETARAALS; this is translated from the coding sequence ATGCCGAGAGTCAAACGGGGCAGCCACCGGCGGCGCCGGCGCAAGAAGATCCTCGCCCGCGCCAAGGGCTATTACCTGTCGAAGCACAATTGCTACCGGATCGCCCGGGAGCAGGTGGACCGCTCGCTCGCGTTCGCCTATCGGGACCGCCGCCAGAAGAAGCGGCAGTTCCGGTCGCTGTGGATCATGAGGATCGGGGCCGCCGCCCGGGAGAACGGGCTGAGCTACTCCCGGCTCATCCACGGCCTCGACCGGGCCGGCGTGGCGGTCGATCGCCGGGTGCTCGCCGACCTGGCCGTGCGCGATCCCGAGGGCTTCGCCCGCCTCGCCGAAACGGCCCGCGCCGCGCTCTCCTGA